In Bombus pascuorum chromosome 13, iyBomPasc1.1, whole genome shotgun sequence, a single genomic region encodes these proteins:
- the LOC132913668 gene encoding uncharacterized protein LOC132913668: METVLHRGMLDDQYRPLSRILDQVIQSRKLKTSIMKTVTHTCTPGTTVLDLPECDSIEDIAESVDELRAKLANMKRLMEERRGTTLGEISARKRKETSDIIDGYFLSWIFGSALVVILSISFYAFYNLYHAVLKKFPPSHTEL, from the exons ATGGAGACTGTGCTACACCGTGGGATGCTGGATGATCAATACCGACCTCTGAGTCGTATTTTGGACCAAGTTATACAGTCAAGAAAGCTAAAGACGAGTATCATGAAAACAGTAACGCACACTTGCACGCCAGGAACTACGG TTTTAGATTTACCGGAATGTGATTCGATCGAGGACATCGCTGAATCAGTAGACGAACTACGAGCGAAATTGGCGAACATGAAGAGATTGATGGAAGAGCGGCGGGGTACCACCCTGGGTGAGATTAGcgcaagaaagagaaaggagacCTCGGATATTATAGATGGCTACTTTTTATCTTGGATATTTGGCTCGGCACTCGTTGTCATCTTGAGTATCAGTTTCTACGCCTTTTATAATCTCTATCATGCAGTCCTGAAAAAATTTCCACCATCTCATACGGAATTATAA
- the LOC132913664 gene encoding uncharacterized protein LOC132913664 isoform X3, with the protein MWFILFAVFTFKLMCIFIFVIYCVVTFLLVMYNAQTEELRRCIVLQDTNLDVEFPTESRESVDDKLEVLTEKLTEKERVLQKSQCEIKNAEKALTDLENKTSSCRDRYRSLMIELKKDIRETEDEVRTLQNQISNLSIRREALRSEVLKQQEDYQKMLSGFSKELESKKTLFSSGIEKSRHHRYCLSY; encoded by the exons ATGTGGTTCATATTATTCGCAGTTTTTACCTTTAAACTAATGTGCATTTTTATCTTTGTCATCTATTGCGTTGTCACTTTTCTTCTGGTTATg taCAATGCTCAAACAGAGGAATTGCGAAGATGT ATCGTACTCCAAGATACAAACTTGGATGTGGAATTTCCgactgaa AGTCGCGAGAGCGTAGATGATAAATTGGAAGTGTTAACGGAAAAGCTTACAGAAAAAGAACGCGTG TTACAGAAATCGcaatgtgaaataaaaaatgcagaAAAGGCGTTAACtgatttggaaaataaaacatcGTCCTGCCGAGATCGATATCGCTCGTTGATGATTGAATTGAAAAAGGACATTCGAGAAACTGAGGATGAG GTGAGAACGCTGCAAAATCaaatatcgaatttatcgATTCGACGAGAAGCTCTTAGGAGCGAGGTATTAAAG CAACAAGAAGATTATCAGAAAATGCTGAGTGGTTTTTCCAAGGAATTGGAAAGTAAAAAAACATTATtct CTTCGGGTATCGAGAAATCAAGACACCATCGC TATTGCCTTTCATATtga
- the LOC132913664 gene encoding uncharacterized protein LOC132913664 isoform X2, translating into MWFILFAVFTFKLMCIFIFVIYCVVTFLLVMYNAQTEELRRCIVLQDTNLDVEFPTESRESVDDKLEVLTEKLTEKERVLQKSQCEIKNAEKALTDLENKTSSCRDRYRSLMIELKKDIRETEDEVRTLQNQISNLSIRREALRSEVLKQQEDYQKMLSGFSKELESKKTLFSSGIEKSRHHRVSCFSLP; encoded by the exons ATGTGGTTCATATTATTCGCAGTTTTTACCTTTAAACTAATGTGCATTTTTATCTTTGTCATCTATTGCGTTGTCACTTTTCTTCTGGTTATg taCAATGCTCAAACAGAGGAATTGCGAAGATGT ATCGTACTCCAAGATACAAACTTGGATGTGGAATTTCCgactgaa AGTCGCGAGAGCGTAGATGATAAATTGGAAGTGTTAACGGAAAAGCTTACAGAAAAAGAACGCGTG TTACAGAAATCGcaatgtgaaataaaaaatgcagaAAAGGCGTTAACtgatttggaaaataaaacatcGTCCTGCCGAGATCGATATCGCTCGTTGATGATTGAATTGAAAAAGGACATTCGAGAAACTGAGGATGAG GTGAGAACGCTGCAAAATCaaatatcgaatttatcgATTCGACGAGAAGCTCTTAGGAGCGAGGTATTAAAG CAACAAGAAGATTATCAGAAAATGCTGAGTGGTTTTTCCAAGGAATTGGAAAGTAAAAAAACATTATtct CTTCGGGTATCGAGAAATCAAGACACCATCGCGTGAGTTGTTTCAGTTTAccatga
- the LOC132913664 gene encoding uncharacterized protein LOC132913664 isoform X1 codes for MWFILFAVFTFKLMCIFIFVIYCVVTFLLVMYNAQTEELRRCIVLQDTNLDVEFPTESRESVDDKLEVLTEKLTEKERVLQKSQCEIKNAEKALTDLENKTSSCRDRYRSLMIELKKDIRETEDEVRTLQNQISNLSIRREALRSEVLKQQEDYQKMLSGFSKELESKKTLFCTLLRNILFCLKIDFHYFNWRFQYL; via the exons ATGTGGTTCATATTATTCGCAGTTTTTACCTTTAAACTAATGTGCATTTTTATCTTTGTCATCTATTGCGTTGTCACTTTTCTTCTGGTTATg taCAATGCTCAAACAGAGGAATTGCGAAGATGT ATCGTACTCCAAGATACAAACTTGGATGTGGAATTTCCgactgaa AGTCGCGAGAGCGTAGATGATAAATTGGAAGTGTTAACGGAAAAGCTTACAGAAAAAGAACGCGTG TTACAGAAATCGcaatgtgaaataaaaaatgcagaAAAGGCGTTAACtgatttggaaaataaaacatcGTCCTGCCGAGATCGATATCGCTCGTTGATGATTGAATTGAAAAAGGACATTCGAGAAACTGAGGATGAG GTGAGAACGCTGCAAAATCaaatatcgaatttatcgATTCGACGAGAAGCTCTTAGGAGCGAGGTATTAAAG CAACAAGAAGATTATCAGAAAATGCTGAGTGGTTTTTCCAAGGAATTGGAAAGTAAAAAAACATTATtctgtacgttattacgaaatattctattttgtttaaaaatagattttcattattttaattggcGCTTTCAATATCTATAG
- the LOC132913664 gene encoding uncharacterized protein LOC132913664 isoform X4 translates to MWFILFAVFTFKLMCIFIFVIYCVVTFLLVMIVLQDTNLDVEFPTESRESVDDKLEVLTEKLTEKERVLQKSQCEIKNAEKALTDLENKTSSCRDRYRSLMIELKKDIRETEDEVRTLQNQISNLSIRREALRSEVLKQQEDYQKMLSGFSKELESKKTLFCTLLRNILFCLKIDFHYFNWRFQYL, encoded by the exons ATGTGGTTCATATTATTCGCAGTTTTTACCTTTAAACTAATGTGCATTTTTATCTTTGTCATCTATTGCGTTGTCACTTTTCTTCTGGTTATg ATCGTACTCCAAGATACAAACTTGGATGTGGAATTTCCgactgaa AGTCGCGAGAGCGTAGATGATAAATTGGAAGTGTTAACGGAAAAGCTTACAGAAAAAGAACGCGTG TTACAGAAATCGcaatgtgaaataaaaaatgcagaAAAGGCGTTAACtgatttggaaaataaaacatcGTCCTGCCGAGATCGATATCGCTCGTTGATGATTGAATTGAAAAAGGACATTCGAGAAACTGAGGATGAG GTGAGAACGCTGCAAAATCaaatatcgaatttatcgATTCGACGAGAAGCTCTTAGGAGCGAGGTATTAAAG CAACAAGAAGATTATCAGAAAATGCTGAGTGGTTTTTCCAAGGAATTGGAAAGTAAAAAAACATTATtctgtacgttattacgaaatattctattttgtttaaaaatagattttcattattttaattggcGCTTTCAATATCTATAG
- the LOC132913643 gene encoding pyruvate dehydrogenase phosphatase regulatory subunit, mitochondrial-like — MLQHASSKCIYVTLLQKVVSKGCRNYSIDITFKNGIFKLNQRDRSKRRRKFHQNFQFQPHTTLPSQSQIVIAGAGTVANSVAYHLVNNGWNDVLVLEQNRIGSGTSYFGSGTLGLFKPISHRNLISYSIKLYQQLQEMGYDIGLKQCGSIYLAQTKDRMIALKRRMAYNIPTGLNCEILGKDQLKRLYPYLHTEDLEGALWVPEDAVANCSAICDVLAKLAKIGGAKYIENCYIQEVHTENRAIKSVKTDHGVVSCEYFVNCAGMWARELGLKCNPPVRIPAYPAEHFYAIIPPFPLNTNTALPCIRDFDSYSYMREWQRGLLIGWFEPESKPAFENGVVPIKDWKNHLTVNTSYWKPLWDKVVHRLPLLKGIQPNVYNCPDNFTPDGKWILGESPEVKNYFVAVGMNGSSLQGAGGIGKEVAECLINGESTQEILPFNVQRFLDLHSSKRYLQQRTKEIVGRNYAILYPHQCEYKYARNLRCSPLYSVLEERGAIFGVKMAYERPLYFDSTYKKGQKKPVMPPGSFYKPKFFDFMTEEFLACKEGVGIIDMSSFSKIEIKSSRWEVVNYLQQLCSNDANIPVGSIVHTGMQNERGGYENDCILVRQAENSYFMVSPTSQQTRIYQRMSRHLPADHSVGLNDVTSKYTVINLVGPKATGLLSELSNSDINLSPFTYKNVNVAYASDVMVMSFTHTGESGYCLYIPSEYALHVYSRLMEVGKDYGVRDVGVLTQRFMRIERFIPFWAEELTPFVTPYEAGSGYNVRLDKEYFIGKFALQRQKEQGVSKRLVLFIVNELDINKDVWPWGGEPIYRNNEFVGTVTSAGYGFATEKHICLGFISYPKSEHIQINANTVTTDFIMDPKARYEIDIAGTRFPIKPHIRPLPIPALSSKLNKKYIPTPIVSY; from the exons ATGCTGCAACACGCAAGTTCAAAATGTATTTATGTTACATTACTACAGAAAGTAGTCTCGAAAGGTtgcagaaattattcaattgaTATAACCTTcaaaaatggaatatttaaacttAATCAAAGAGACAGAAGCAAACGTCGTAggaaatttcatcaaaattttcaatttcaaccCCATACAACGTTACCCTCGCAATCGCAAATTGTCATTGCGGGTGCAGGAACAGTGGCTAATTCTGTTGCTTATCATCTTGTCAATAATGGGTGGAATGATGTACTTGTTCTGGAACAGAACAG GATTGGAAGCGGAACATCCTATTTTGGTTCCGGCACACTTGGTCTTTTCAAACCAATATCACATAGGAATCTAATATCCTACAGCATTAAGTTGTATCAACAATTACAAGAAATGGGATATGACATAGGTTTAAAGCAATGTGGCAGTATATACCTAGCTCAAACCAAAGACAGAATGATAGCTTTAAAGAGAAGAATGGCTTATAATATACCTACAGGTTTAAATTGTGAA ATTTTAGGAAAAGATCAATTAAAACGATTATATCCATATTTGCATACTGAAGACCTTGAAGGTGCACTTTGGGTTCCTGAAGATGCAGTAGCTAATTGTAGTGCAATTTGTGATGTTCTAGCCAAATTGGCAAAGATTGGAGGAGCaaagtatattgaaaattgttatatacAAGAAGTTCACACTGAAAATCGAGCTATAAAAAGTGTAAAAACTGACCATGGAGTAGTTTCTtgtgaatattttgttaattgtgCAGGAATG TGGGCACGAGAATTAGGATTAAAATGTAATCCACCAGTTAGAATTCCAGCATATCCTGCAGaacatttttatgcaattattCCTCCGTTTCCACTTAATACAAACACGGCTTTACCATGCATACGTGATTTCGATTCATACTCATATATGAGGGAGTGGCAAA GAGGTTTATTAATTGGATGGTTTGAACCAGAATCAAAGCCTGCATTCGAGAATGGTGTTGTTCCAATAAAGGATTGGAAAAACCATCTTACAGTTAATACTTCATACTGGAAACCTTTATGGGATAAAGTAGTACATAGATTACCACTCTTGAAAGGTATacaaccaaatgtatataattgtcCTGATAATTTTACACCAGATGGTAAATGGATACTAGGAGAGAGTCCAGAagtaaagaattattttgttgCTGTTGGCATGAATGGAAGTTCATTACaag GGGCAGGAGGAATAGGCAAAGAAGTTGCTGAATGCCTAATAAATGGTGAATCTACACAAGAAATACTTCCTTTTAATGTACAAAGATTTCTAGATTTACATAGCagtaaaagatatttacaaCAAAGAACAAAGGAAATTGTTGGGAGAAATTATGCAATTTTGTATCCTCATCAGTGTGAGTATAAATATGCTCGAAACCTACGTTGTTCACCTCTGTATTCTGTACTTGAAGAAAGAGGTGCAATTTTTGGCGTCAAAATGGCTTATGAACGTCCACTTTACTTTGATTCAACTTATAAAA aagGGCAAAAAAAACCAGTTATGCCACCAGGCAGTTTTTATAAACCAAAGTTTTTTGATTTTATGACGGAGGAATTTCTAGCATGCAAAGAAGGAGTGGGAATAATAGATATGAGTTCATTttcgaaaatcgaaattaaa TCTAGTCGTTGGGAAGTTGTTAACTATCTTCAGCAATTATGTTCTAATGATGCAAATATACCAGTTGGTAGCATAGTGCATACAGGAATGCAAAATGAAAGAGGAGGGTATGAAAATGATTGTATCTTAGTAAGACAAGCTGAAAATAGTTATTTTATGGTTTCACCTACGTCACAACAAACACGTATCTACCAACGGATGTCTAG ACATTTACCAGCTGATCATTCAGTGGGTCTTAATGATGTAACGTCAAAATATACTGTTATTAATTTAGTAGGACCTAAAGCAACAGGACTACTTTCAGAACTTTCCAATTCTGACATTAATCTATCTCCTTTTACATATAAG aatgtaaatgTAGCCTATGCTTCTGATGTAATGGTAATGTCATTTACGCATACTGGTGAATCTGGTTATTGCTTATATATACCATCAGAATACGCACTTCACGTATACTCCAGATTAATGGAAGTAGGTAAAGATTATGGAGTACGAGATGTAGGTGTACTCACACAACGTTTCATGCGAATAGAAAGATTTATTCCATTTTGGGCCGAAGAATTGACACCGTTTGTTACACCATATGAAGCTGGAAGTGGATACAATGTAAGATTAGAT aaggaatattttattggcAAATTTGCTTTGCAACGTCAAAAAGAACAAGGCGTATCAAAACGActagtattatttattgttaatgaATTAGATATTAATAAGGATGTATGGCCATGGGGTGGCGAGCctatttatcgaaataatgAATTTGTAGGAACTGTTACATCAGCCGG ATACGGTTTCGCTACAGAGAAACATATATGTCTTGGTTTTATCAGTTATCCAAAATCAGaacatatacaaattaatgCAAATACTGTTACAACAGACTTTATAATGGATCCTAAAGCTCGTTACGAAATTGATATCGCTGGTACTAGATTTCCTATTAAACCACACATTCGTCCACTACCCATACCGGCACTGAGTAGTAAATTgaacaagaaatatattccTACGCCTATTGTATCATATTAA
- the LOC132913659 gene encoding charged multivesicular body protein 4b: MSFFSKVFGGKKEPVSMSTAEAIQKLRETEDMLIKKQDFLESKIELEIQTAKKNGTKNKRAAIQALKRKKRYEKQLQQIDGTLTTIESQREALECANTNTAVLTTMKNAADALKSVHQHMDVDQVHDMMDDIAEQQDVAREISDAISNPVAFGNDVDDEELEKELEELEQEQLDKELLGIESTDELPSVPATAIPIAPTRTRTKAKPEEDEDLKELEAWAS; the protein is encoded by the exons ATGAGTTTCTTTAGTAAAGTATTTGGTGGTAAAAAGGAACCGGTGTCTATGTCGACAGCCGAGGCGATACAAAAATTGCGCGAGACGGAGGATATGTTGATAAAAAAGCAGGATTTCCTCGAAAGTAAAATAGAGCTTGAAATTCAAACTGCTAAGAAGAATGGAACGAAAAACAAACGAG CTGCAATCCAAGCccttaaaagaaagaaacgttatGAAAAACAGTTACAACAAATTGATGGTACACTTACCACAATTGAAAGTCAAAGGGAAGCACTAGAATGTGCAAATACTAATACTGCTGTACTTACTACAATGAAAAATGCAGCAGATGCATTAAAATCTGTCCATCAACATAt gGATGTTGATCAAGTACATGATATGATGGATGACATAGCTGAACAGCAAGATGTAGCAAGAGAGATTTCTGATGCAATTTCCAATCCTGTAGCATTTGGAAATGATGTAGATGATGAAGAACTAGAAAAAGAATTGGAAGAGCTTGAACAAGAACAACTTGATAAAGAATTGCTTGGTATTGAATCTACTGATGAACTACCAAGTGTTCCAGCTACTGCTATTCCAATAGCCCCAACTAGGACTCGtacaa aagcCAAACCAGAAGAGGATGAAGATTTGAAAGAGTTAGAAGCATGGGCATCATAA
- the LOC132913662 gene encoding dual specificity protein phosphatase 3 has product MDDSLRNKRLTGEETTQYHLAAVLYTTQTENKMLPGFDPNRDDVEYYRVQQDIDCDEVYPGIYIGDAATAKNKKYLKILGITHLLNAAEGKRFGCVDTDKNYYSDTTIKYLGLPLIDLCTTDISKYFYIIADFIDEAVSIGGKAFVHCVLGISRSATCVLAYLMIKKGMLAADAIRTVRKNRLIQPNSGFLHQLAELDNQLRRQRS; this is encoded by the exons ATGGACGACAGTCTGAGAAAT AAACGTTTAACTGGTGAGGAAACCACCCAGTATCACTTAGCAGCAGTTTTGTATACAACACAAACTGAGAATAAAATGCTACCAGGATTTGATCCTAATCGAGATGATGTTGAATATTACCGTGTTCAACAGGATATCGATTGTGATGAAGTATATCCAGGAATATATATTGGTGATGC TGCCACAgcaaaaaataagaaataccTTAAAATATTGGGTATAACACATTTGCTTAATGCTGCTGAAGGAAAAAGATTTGGATGTGTAGACACcgataagaattattattctgATACAACAATAAAGTATCTTGGCTTACCACTTATTGATTTGTGCACAACAGACATTAGCAAGTACTTTTACATTATTGCAGATTTTATCGATGAAGCTGTTTCGATTGGag GTAAAGCTTTTGTTCATTGTGTGTTAGGAATCTCACGTAGCGCAACGTGCGTATTAGCATATTTAATGATTAAAAAAGGAATGCTAGCCGCAGATGCAATTCGAACAGTTCGCAAAAATCGTttaattcaaccaaatagTGGTTTTCTTCACCAATTAGCGGAGTTAGATAATCAATTACGAAGACAACGATCTTAA